The Anastrepha obliqua isolate idAnaObli1 chromosome 5, idAnaObli1_1.0, whole genome shotgun sequence DNA window tatttgaattttaacgtaAGAAAATTCGTAACTTCATGCATACACCATTATAAGAAGCTGGTCGTAGATTATTAACTTGACcgcaaaacaaaacttttatgatatatttaaataacgtGAAGAGTAGGGAAATAGACATATAATTGGCACTGTTTTGATAAACTAATACAACAAGTACAACCAAGCACGAGCACTACTTTCGCCTACATTTCTTCTCACACAGTTTATTTCTCTATCATTTAGACGTGGCAAAAGCCAGACCGTTAACAGGCTTGCAGTGAATttaaaggaatcagctgatttgttgctAAAGCAGGCGATGTGGAAGATTTGTCAAAGGTCGACGAAAAGCAAGATTGTGATAGTATTCAACTAATCTCACTTTAcccattttattttcatttcattcacctCTGTCCGGTTGCCGTAACATGCTTTcccatacaaattttttgtcgAAGGAGCAGAACCTAAAAACAGCGAACAGAGAAGTGACGAGTCAAATACGCCTATCTTTAAATTCTGTAGCATTTAGCACGATCTTTATTTTGCATCAATTTAATCTTCCCGTTTTACAACTGTTGTTTTTTCTGATACATATAAACCATctaaaaatttacgtatatccTTGTTCTTTACTGTTGTAGATTGCTGGATTAAAGCTGCTGACCCAGACACAGCCTCAATGTCGTTACCTTCCACAATCAGTTCATCTTTTTGAGCAGTGGAATTAACTACTGTCACTCCTGGAGCCATCTGTACACGACGAATGTATTTTTCTCCAAGGAAATTCCGGATCTCAATAACTGTATTATTTTCAGACGTAACACAATTAATTGGGAAATGAGCATAGACAGCACgcattttatattgaaatccaTATGTTACGCcttcacaaaaaataaataaataatcataaaacagtttatgtaaaatatttacaaaaatattaagattaccTTTAATCATGTTTTCAATATGGCTACAAACAGTACGGACAGATGCCAACTCCTTCTTTGCTCCGAACCATTTTTCCACTTTAAGCGTACGTTTATTAACCATATACATGTCCAACGCTAAATGTTTAAAACTCCGAACTAAACTTCCACGAGCTccagttatttttacaattcgtGCTTTAACTGAAGCTTTTATTCCCCTGGGTATTTTCACGCATTGGCTTGAGTTTATGGTCCTCATTTTAACGTTTACCGATTAccttaaaaagaaatgaaaggcAAGTATAATTATTATAGACCAACGATTTTGATATGGGAACGATGGTAATATGATAACGTCATTTATGAAGCAAGGCAAAAGCCATAGTTTCATAAATTAAACTACTGCTGACAAAGCATACCACTTTGGCTAAACTTTCTATATGGCCACACATTATTTGATTGTTTGGCGAAGAGGGCTATATTTGctaattatttcaataactaaAATGTTAACACAGAAAACGCGACAAAAATCAGCTTTGGTAAATAATTGTATTGTCACTATTctgaatataaaattgaatgaaatgttaaattttgtttatgaaatGCCCACAACATTGAGAGGCATACTTTTATACAGGAAAAACCTTTGGATTTGGAATTTGTAACACCatgttttatgttaaagaaaCGCTAGTTGGTAAATGTTTTTGTAGTTGCCGTATTTTGATTTGTCATATATCTAGAAAGGATAACATATTACATGGCACCTTTTTCCGGttttaaattgattcttaaagTTTAACAAATTACTCACGCGGTTATAACTCTCATTGTCAAAACCGTATTTATTAAACACTACCATTTAACGCTAACACCCTGCTAAGCTAAGGACTACCGAAATATAATCATTTCCTTATAGTTTTTAATTCCTTATACACGAAATTTTATGGAATTAGTTTCGCACGCCTTCCACGAAAAACACGCGCTTTAACCAGTGCGGTGGAAAATTATGCTTCTAATGTAACTAAGTAgtttaaacaacacaaatatgaAGTGGCATAACTAATACTCTGTGTATTTCGAATCAGTtgccaaaaaaattgtacactattaataatttaaatatttacatcaaaaaataatttgcaatataTTATTTCTCGACTCACCGGAAGCGCACTTGGAAAGAAAAGGGAAACGTTTTCTTGCGAAAGGTATCGGGATAACTAATTATCGACTTCGAATTttcgatatatattttttcgtgAATATCAGTGAAACTGTTGAAATCTAATCTCTCGTCTACACCTGTCATAGAAATTAAAGTTTGCGTGTTCATATAAGAAAAGGAAACCATGATTTTGAACCATTCATAGCGTTTGGTTCTCgtaaaatattgcatttattcTACACTGCCGTactagtccagtcaaaagagcatttaacttcataattttaggaggatgcgagtttatggttttattatgtaaagcccatcactgtgaacttaaatttgagttttcggggtcgggggttgtgtcccgcggccgccatcttggaaataagggtgcaactagtttttgcgattatctcgtgaatttcgaaagttacgaaaattttgtaaaatacttttttgtagataataatattatctacaactttcattcaaaacttttttttgtaaaattaataataaaaaagttataaacaaaattacgcgacaAATTAagggatcaattgttttaaagcgtaataacttcttttttatagattttatggaaaatatactttagagcttttttatagagcattcttttgtgaacatttttgtttataagttttttccgctatctttatttagtcgtatgattttgaggtgctaagcggagcaaccaacacattagcgaagcgcgtacatgattacacaggccgacaaaatttaaccaacattcagacccagaaaccagactatatatttccgaaggtttatgatgcgctgaatccaaatctggcctcagaattgctctatctgctctggttttcgagatatcctaacctaaaagtgcaaaaaactccatttttgcccatatttgaggttatgtacccttgcagatgttttcttttaccaaaattaaaggatggcatctttacatacaagccttcttttttcaaatggcgttttgtttgctcaaatatcattttttttcgcagagatatcgcattttgaaattttcatgtttcgaaattttcctatacctgaaaatcgattgagataacatagacatgatatagtcgattactaattttcttgggcTTGAGGGCCTGATATATATGGATTAATAGTATGcaaatttggagtttgtgggtAAGCCTGCTTGCggttaagtgggttagcctgctcgcggtatgatagaggtggtttctaggggttagggctgtgtgtgacacacttatggtgtgagacaaaattttaagaaaaataagactcaattcaagaaaattagtaatcgactatatcatgtctatgttatcttaatcgattttcaggtgtaggaaaatttcgaaacatgaaattttcaaaatgcgatatctctgcgaaaaaaacgatatttgagcaaacaaaacgccaattgaaaaaagaaggcttgtatgtaaagatgccatcctttaattttggtaaaagaaaacatctgcaagggtacataacctcaaatatgggcaaaaatggagttttttgcacttttaggttaggatatctcgaaaaccagagcagatagagcaattctgaggccagatttggattcagcgcatcataaaccttcggaaatatgtagtctggtttctgggtctgaatgttggttaaattttgtcggcctgtgtaatcatgtacgcgcttcgctaatgtgttggttgctccgcttagcacctcaaaatcatacgactaaataaagatagcggaaaaaacttatagacaaaaatgttcacaaaagaatgctctataaaaaagctctaaagtatattttccataaaatctataaaaaagaagttattacgctttaaaacaattgatccctTAATTtgtcgcgtaattttgtttataacttttttattattaattttacaaaaaaaagttttgaatgaaagttgtagataatattattatctacaaaaaagtattttacaaaattttcgtaactttcgaaattcacgagataatcgcaaaaactagttgcacccttatttccaagatggcggccgcgggacacaacccccgaccccgaaaactcaaatttaagttcacagtgatgggctttacataataaaaccataaactcgcatcctcctaaaattatgaagttggctattattttcgtctcttttgactggactatacATGCATGCTGGTGCGGTAAGtataaagaggaaaaaatttagtataatgtaaCATTCTTGGATGATAACAAAGTTTAAGGTGAGGTAGAGGGGTGTATAACcatctaaaaattcaaatccGTACCCTTCGgcggcttatagtttttaagtaattttttgttaaagatgtgtaatttagcgaaaagatGGTGCTGCTGGACACCTGAAATAAGAACATAGTTCTTATGCAGAGATGTTCACTGGAAAGGATGTTTTTAAATCTGCAATATATTTTGCATTAGTTTTAAATTGAGAAACAGTttcgaaaatataaacatataaaattgAGTTTTACAGGAGCGTCGACTAGAAAgataaatttgtagaatttttgctTAGAACTTTTTTTGAAGCGGATTATTGCGAGTCGCTTGTCCAGatcgacagtacttggcgacgaagtctctctcccacaacaaatccgacaccgaagaggatacttgggctagtcccgggagttgtgagctgcttgaaccatatgcagaagaatcgtcctggccactcccaagtgaatggcgatcagtaactttgcccacttgcgtggacttctacatatggaaccatcctccacacATTTTTACTGACTGAAATCACGGATGAAGTAATAATTGGCATAGATTTCATGCTGGTGCACGGATTTACCGTCGATTTGGGTAAAAGGGTTCTGTAGTGGATTTCGCCAAAATCTGAAACAGTCATATGGGCTAATGTGCTAAGGAAGCGGCATACATAATTGTGAAAGGACACTATTGAAGACGGAGAAAGACAAGAGGGTTCCAGTTTTGTTGGCAAAAGGAGCTGTTCTAGGCAAATACCGGGCTGAAGAACCCATAGTAAATTGCGATGGACCACAACAGGAAAGGGAAGAACTCCAGGAAGCAGCGATAAAAACCTTCGATTTTATAAGGACTTGGTTCCCGGAAGTAAGAGGGTAAGGGATGAGGAAATCAAAGAGATTGCTACCTTTTCAACTGTGATTTTGGAAAGTCTGCCATCGTGAAACATCGAATAGATACAGGAGATGCAAAGCAAATTCGAGTTCCACTAGCAAAGTGCGAAAAAGCAAATTACATAATCCAGGATATGTAGCAAAGCAGAGTTATTAAATCATCAATAAGCCCATGGAGCTCACCGGTTGTGCTGGTTAAGAAGATGGAAACGCCCGATTTTGTGTAGACAGAACAGCCACGAATAGGCTACACTCTTGATACTTTATCCGCTACTGAAAAACGTGTTTGGTCTATCTGGATCATCACTATTGGTAAAATTTATTGCgcccatttgaaaaatttggaaactTCTTCAGTGCATCACTTCCGCGGGATTACGATTGAATCCGAAGAAATGGGCCTTGTTCAAGACACAAGTCATCCTGGCCACAAGGTGACAACCGAGGGAATCAAGACGATCGAGGAGAAAATAAAAGGATTAAAATATTGGCCACGACCAAGAAATATGCACGAAATTGCCGTATTGCCGTCGTTTTGTTCCAGGACTCGCAAATGTTGCTCGGAGATCTACACAATCTTACTTCGTGTGGCACAAAGAACAGGAGAAACAGTTCCAGCAATTGAAAGAGTTTTTTTGTACTGCGTATCCGGTCGCCGGAGAAAAGTTTGTTGTGGATTCAGGTGCTAGCGCATACGGAATATTACTGTCATAAATCTGCAATGGGCAAGAAATAGTTATCGCATACCATAGTAGAGTCCCCGCAAAGCCGGAGATTAATTACTGCGTGACGAGAACTGTTAGCTGTGGTTGAGTGCGTAAAACATTTCCACAAATACTTCTACGATTAACGATTCCAGTTAAGATTCGACCATGAAGCACTGGATCGAAAGACTGCAAAATTACGACTTTGCAATTGAGCATCGAAAAGGGGAACAACATGGAAATGCTGATGCGCTATCTCGGAATTCCATATAGGGCAAGTAGAGTCCATTTGGGTGTCACTAAAACGCTACAGAAGAATAAACAGCTGGTGAATTCCAGAGAatcagtagccgaatggatttgaAATTGCGCGGAGTGTATGGCAGCGAAAGGTTCAAAggagagaagtcgtggaagattacaGCAGTAGATCAAGGGTTTACCCTTTCAGCGATTAGTCATGGATGTTGCGGGCGCGTTTCCAACAAGTCATTCCGGCAAAAAATATGTGCTCCTTGTTATGGACTACATAAGTAAGTGGCCAGAAGTGGACGCTTTACCAA harbors:
- the LOC129248451 gene encoding 60S ribosomal protein L9, with translation MRTINSSQCVKIPRGIKASVKARIVKITGARGSLVRSFKHLALDMYMVNKRTLKVEKWFGAKKELASVRTVCSHIENMIKGVTYGFQYKMRAVYAHFPINCVTSENNTVIEIRNFLGEKYIRRVQMAPGVTVVNSTAQKDELIVEGNDIEAVSGSAALIQQSTTVKNKDIRKFLDGLYVSEKTTVVKRED